From Triticum urartu cultivar G1812 chromosome 2, Tu2.1, whole genome shotgun sequence, a single genomic window includes:
- the LOC125535013 gene encoding uncharacterized protein LOC125535013 isoform X4, with translation MEAKLLEQPTSGSEPSKLPYQLIKQITNDFDEARILGSGGFGTVYKGVYEDGRQIAVKVLHYISGVDDKEFHKEFDNLRGLKHPNIVELVGFCHEWEKELAVFEGKQVTAERLRMALCFEYVQQGSLNKHISDENTGFTWHIRYKIIKGICVGLHYLREGEHPIMHFDLKPDNILLDENMSPKIADFGLSKLFGEENTKKTMSSAGTCGYWPPEYIKHQIISLEFDIFSLGVIIVKIMNGHESYNSIVEMPKRKSAKLVHESWRKRLRGTLSHSSLEVYCNQVKRCIEIALDCLISNRKERPTIQDIVSSLNETETMIGDRGMQNEQFSEDDGESTLPSDLSSITISSGPSSAEKFPYVEPKIMPWSLLEEITDDFSEARLIGQGAHGIVYKGVDKDGHAIAVKMLHGYPFDMEIKQVIATIPKVHHPNIVQLIGYCHEIEQVVVEYNGKIVIADKIHNGLCFEYLPNGSLTTYITPDDVDSGLDWQTRYRIIKGTCDGLKYLHEGLKSPIIHMDLNPSHILMDENMTPKIAGFGSARLFGVENTNRTMSVLGTRGYIPPEFIEKQVISKEFGIFGLGIIILKLMKGQKSYHEWDYKSPEKFIELVAHEKWGERLQKAMDVTLVEGHFQQVKKCLEIAVRCVEYDRHKRPTIGEIVRMLNETETSLIPQIDSELLLHVHPLELTFMLSISLEVPRKKKAASMSSSCSLHLDNKGNDRVAFLLVANSPSRYLAKDPLCGVVPPRCAYTLILTMCNNKQQPLPKSSIDSGADFFTLHSVLVGQYELDKDTVSAKYREFFETTKEKAGHEVQEVTLNVICCQQQADCGTSSDSEPSEPTVETITKRDAQQISSIDVHPMEPWIMTTHRSGSLRVWNYKTMATLNSIQDVTDESVHLAKFTAREKWIVAGDRSGCIHVHNYEKNEKVESFDAHNSCITTLAVHPTDPFVLSSSEDVDHLIKLWNWAEDWDCTEFHGHIGTVTQVTFDPNDSNSFASSSLDGTVKIWSICSDDPSKFITLNLGEHGLYVDYFTRNNQHHLVVGCKDRTAQIWKLETNERVHELEGHTNLISAANLHAELPILITGSHDGTVRIWNSTTYKLENIIGFNLGAVYAFGCIKGSRRIVVGCHHGIAMMDISLP, from the exons ATGGAGGCCAAGCTGCTAGAACAACCCACAAGTGGAAGCGAGCCAAGTAAGCTACCATACCAATTGATAAAACAGATTACAAATGATTTCGATGAGGCACGAATACTTGGGAGTGGTGGATTCGGAACAGTTTACAAG GGTGTGTATGAAGATGGGAGACAGATTGCCGTCAAGGTACTACATTACATTTCCGGAGTAGATGATAAGGAATTTCACAAAGAATTCGACAATCTCAGGGGGCTCAAGCATCCAAATATTGTGGAGTTAGTTGGCTTCTGCCATGAATGGGAAAAAGAACTTGCTGTGTTTGAGGGGAAACAGGTGACAGCTGAACGTTTGCGTATGGCGCTCTGCTTCGAATATGTACAGCAGGGTAGCCTAAACAAACATATATCTG ATGAAAACACTGGATTTACCTGGCACATACGTTATAAAATAATCAAAGGGATCTGTGTAGGGCTACATTATCTTCGTGAAGGAGAACATCCTATAATGCATTTTGACTTGAAACCAGATAACATATTGCTAGATGAGAATATGTCGCCCAAAATCGCGGATTTTGGTTTATCAAAGCTCTTTGGTGAAGAAAACACAAAAAAGACAATGAGTTCCGCCGGTACCTG TGGATACTGGCCACCGGAATATATAAAGCATCAGATAATATCACTAGAGTTCGACATATTTAGTTTAGGTGTGATCATTGTAAAGATAATGAATGGACATGAAAGCTACAATTCAATTGTCGAGATGCCAAAACGAAAATCTGCTAAGCTT GTACATGAAAGCTGGAGGAAAAGGCTACGTGGAACATTGAGTCACTCATCACTCGAAGTATACTGCAACCAGGTGAAAAGATGCATTGAGATAGCATTAGATTGCTTGATATCAAACCGAAAAGAAAGACCTACTATACAGGATATTGTGTCTAGTTTGAACGAGACTGAAACGATGATAGGTGACCGAGGCATGCAGAATGAACAG TTCTCTGAAGACGATGGAGAGTCCACCCTCCCTTCCGATCTCAGCAGCATCACCATCAGCTCCGGTCCTTCTTCAGCAG AGAAATTCCCGTATGTAGAGCCGAAGATTATGCCATGGAGCTTACTAGAAGAGATAACAGATGATTTCTCTGAAGCGCGGTTAATTGGTCAGGGCGCACATGGAATAGTTTACAAG GGAGTTGATAAGGATGGACATGCCATTGCTGTCAAAATGCTCCATGGATATCCTTTTGATATGGAGATCAAGCAGGTGATTGCAACCATCCCGAAAGTCCATCACCCAAATATCGTACAGCTGATTGGCTACTGCCATGAGATAGAACAAGTGGTTGTGGAGTATAATGGAAAAATTGTAATTGCTGACAAAATACACAACGGGCTGTGCTTCGAGTATTTGCCAAATGGTTCCCTTACCACGTACATTACACCAG ACGACGTGGATTCTGGACTTGATTGGCAAACACGGTACAGAATAATTAAGGGCACATGTGACGGTTTAAAATACCTCCATGAGGGATTGAAGAGTCCTATCATTCACATGGATCTAAATCCTAGCCATATACTGATGGATGAGAATATGACGCCCAAAATAGCTGGTTTTGGTTCTGCAAGACTCTTTGGTGTAGAAAATACCAATAGAACGATGAGTGTGTTGGGAACTAG GGGATACATACCACCAGAGTTCATTGAAAAACAAGTAATCTCGAAAGAGTTTGGCATATTCGGCTTGGGTATTATAATCCTTAAGCTGATGAAAGGGCAGAAATCATATCATGAATGGGATTACAAGTCTCCTGAGAAGTTTATTGAGCTGGTG GCACATGAAAAATGGGGGGAGAGGCTACAAAAAGCAATGGACGTCACATTAGTTGAAGGACATTTCCAGCAGGTTAAGAAATGCTTGGAGATAGCGGTGAGGTGTGTTGAATATGACAGACACAAAAGGCCCACCATCGGTGAAATCGTACGTATGCTGAATGAAACAGAAACCAGCTTGATTCCCCAAATAGACTCTGAGCTGCTTCTTCATGTCCATCCCCTTGAGCTGACATTCATGTTGTCAATATCGTTGGAAGTGCCGAGAAAAAAGAAGGCGGCTTCGATGTCTTCTAGCTGCTCGCTGCATCTAGATAACAAGGGAAACGACCGTGTCGCGTTCCTGCTTGTAGCCAACAGCCCCAGTAGGTACCTGGCAAAGGATCCACTCTGTGGTGTTGTGCCGCCAAGGTGTGCCTACACCCTCATTCTGACAATGTGCAATAATAAGCAGCAGCCATTGCCGAAGTCGTCGATAGATAGCGGTGCCGACTTCTTCACACTGCATAGCGTTTTGGTGGGTCAATATGAGCTCGACAAAGATACCGTCTCGGCCAAGTACCGAGAATTTTTCGAGACAACCAAAGAGAAGGCCGGGCATGAGGTACAAGAGGTGACATTGAATGTTATCTGTTGTCAACAACAAGCTGATTGTGGGACATCATCTGATTCTGAG CCAAGTGAGCCCACAGTTGAG ACCATAACCAAGCGAGATGCTCAGCAAATTTCGTCCATAGATGTGCATCCAATGGAACCCTG GATTATGACGACACATCGCTCAGGGAGCCTTCGTGTTTGGAACTACAAGACAATG GCAACACTGAACTCGATCCAAGACGTCACAGATGAATCAG TTCATTTGGCTAAATTTACCGCACGGGAGAAGTGGATCGTTGCCGGCGACCGCAGCGGGTGCATCCATGTGCACAACTATGAGAAAAATGAAAAAGTGGAAAGCTTTGATGCTCATAACAGTTGCATCACAACTTTGGCTGTGCATCCAACGGATCCATTTGTGTTATCGTCATCTGAAGATGTTGATCATCTTATCAAGCTTTGGAACTGGGCCGAAGATTGGGATTGCACAGAATTTCACGGACACATTGGTACAGTGACGCAAGTGACCTTCGACCCAAATGACTCCAATAGTTTCGCTAGTTCTTCCTTGGATGGCACAGTCAAG ATCTGGAGTATTTGTTCCGATGACCCCAGTAAGTTCATCACACTGAACTTGGGTGAGCATGGGCTCTACGTTGATTACTTTACACGCAATAATCAGCATCATCTAGTCGTGGGCTGTAAGGACAGAACTGCACAG ATCTGGAAATTGGAGACGAATGAACGGGTACACGAGTTAGAAGGGCATACAAACCTTATCAGTGCCGCCAATTTGCACGCGGAGCTTCCAATCTTAATCACAGGTTCACATGACGGGACTGTACGCATATGGAACTCCACTACCTACAA GCTCGAGAACATAATCGGTTTCAACCTCGGTGCAGTTTATGCTTTTGGATGTATAAAAGgctcaaggag GATCGTGGTCGGGTGTCACCACGGAATTGCAATGATGGACATTTCTTTGCCTTGA
- the LOC125535013 gene encoding uncharacterized protein LOC125535013 isoform X5 produces MHFDLKPDNILLDENMSPKIADFGLSKLFGEENTKKTMSSAGTCGYWPPEYIKHQIISLEFDIFSLGVIIVKIMNGHESYNSIVEMPKRKSAKLVHESWRKRLRGTLSHSSLEVYCNQVKRCIEIALDCLISNRKERPTIQDIVSSLNETETMIGDRGMQNEQFSEDDGESTLPSDLSSITISSGPSSAEKFPYVEPKIMPWSLLEEITDDFSEARLIGQGAHGIVYKGVDKDGHAIAVKMLHGYPFDMEIKQVIATIPKVHHPNIVQLIGYCHEIEQVVVEYNGKIVIADKIHNGLCFEYLPNGSLTTYITPDDVDSGLDWQTRYRIIKGTCDGLKYLHEGLKSPIIHMDLNPSHILMDENMTPKIAGFGSARLFGVENTNRTMSVLGTRGYIPPEFIEKQVISKEFGIFGLGIIILKLMKGQKSYHEWDYKSPEKFIELVAHEKWGERLQKAMDVTLVEGHFQQVKKCLEIAVRCVEYDRHKRPTIGEIVRMLNETETSLIPQIDSELLLHVHPLELTFMLSISLEVPRKKKAASMSSSCSLHLDNKGNDRVAFLLVANSPSRYLAKDPLCGVVPPRCAYTLILTMCNNKQQPLPKSSIDSGADFFTLHSVLVGQYELDKDTVSAKYREFFETTKEKAGHEVQEVTLNVICCQQQADCGTSSDSEPSEPTVETITKRDAQQISSIDVHPMEPWIMTTHRSGSLRVWNYKTMATLNSIQDVTDESVHLAKFTAREKWIVAGDRSGCIHVHNYEKNEKVESFDAHNSCITTLAVHPTDPFVLSSSEDVDHLIKLWNWAEDWDCTEFHGHIGTVTQVTFDPNDSNSFASSSLDGTVKIWSICSDDPSKFITLNLGEHGLYVDYFTRNNQHHLVVGCKDRTAQIWKLETNERVHELEGHTNLISAANLHAELPILITGSHDGTVRIWNSTTYKLENIIGFNLGAVYAFGCIKGSRRIVVGCHHGIAMMDISLP; encoded by the exons ATGCATTTTGACTTGAAACCAGATAACATATTGCTAGATGAGAATATGTCGCCCAAAATCGCGGATTTTGGTTTATCAAAGCTCTTTGGTGAAGAAAACACAAAAAAGACAATGAGTTCCGCCGGTACCTG TGGATACTGGCCACCGGAATATATAAAGCATCAGATAATATCACTAGAGTTCGACATATTTAGTTTAGGTGTGATCATTGTAAAGATAATGAATGGACATGAAAGCTACAATTCAATTGTCGAGATGCCAAAACGAAAATCTGCTAAGCTT GTACATGAAAGCTGGAGGAAAAGGCTACGTGGAACATTGAGTCACTCATCACTCGAAGTATACTGCAACCAGGTGAAAAGATGCATTGAGATAGCATTAGATTGCTTGATATCAAACCGAAAAGAAAGACCTACTATACAGGATATTGTGTCTAGTTTGAACGAGACTGAAACGATGATAGGTGACCGAGGCATGCAGAATGAACAG TTCTCTGAAGACGATGGAGAGTCCACCCTCCCTTCCGATCTCAGCAGCATCACCATCAGCTCCGGTCCTTCTTCAGCAG AGAAATTCCCGTATGTAGAGCCGAAGATTATGCCATGGAGCTTACTAGAAGAGATAACAGATGATTTCTCTGAAGCGCGGTTAATTGGTCAGGGCGCACATGGAATAGTTTACAAG GGAGTTGATAAGGATGGACATGCCATTGCTGTCAAAATGCTCCATGGATATCCTTTTGATATGGAGATCAAGCAGGTGATTGCAACCATCCCGAAAGTCCATCACCCAAATATCGTACAGCTGATTGGCTACTGCCATGAGATAGAACAAGTGGTTGTGGAGTATAATGGAAAAATTGTAATTGCTGACAAAATACACAACGGGCTGTGCTTCGAGTATTTGCCAAATGGTTCCCTTACCACGTACATTACACCAG ACGACGTGGATTCTGGACTTGATTGGCAAACACGGTACAGAATAATTAAGGGCACATGTGACGGTTTAAAATACCTCCATGAGGGATTGAAGAGTCCTATCATTCACATGGATCTAAATCCTAGCCATATACTGATGGATGAGAATATGACGCCCAAAATAGCTGGTTTTGGTTCTGCAAGACTCTTTGGTGTAGAAAATACCAATAGAACGATGAGTGTGTTGGGAACTAG GGGATACATACCACCAGAGTTCATTGAAAAACAAGTAATCTCGAAAGAGTTTGGCATATTCGGCTTGGGTATTATAATCCTTAAGCTGATGAAAGGGCAGAAATCATATCATGAATGGGATTACAAGTCTCCTGAGAAGTTTATTGAGCTGGTG GCACATGAAAAATGGGGGGAGAGGCTACAAAAAGCAATGGACGTCACATTAGTTGAAGGACATTTCCAGCAGGTTAAGAAATGCTTGGAGATAGCGGTGAGGTGTGTTGAATATGACAGACACAAAAGGCCCACCATCGGTGAAATCGTACGTATGCTGAATGAAACAGAAACCAGCTTGATTCCCCAAATAGACTCTGAGCTGCTTCTTCATGTCCATCCCCTTGAGCTGACATTCATGTTGTCAATATCGTTGGAAGTGCCGAGAAAAAAGAAGGCGGCTTCGATGTCTTCTAGCTGCTCGCTGCATCTAGATAACAAGGGAAACGACCGTGTCGCGTTCCTGCTTGTAGCCAACAGCCCCAGTAGGTACCTGGCAAAGGATCCACTCTGTGGTGTTGTGCCGCCAAGGTGTGCCTACACCCTCATTCTGACAATGTGCAATAATAAGCAGCAGCCATTGCCGAAGTCGTCGATAGATAGCGGTGCCGACTTCTTCACACTGCATAGCGTTTTGGTGGGTCAATATGAGCTCGACAAAGATACCGTCTCGGCCAAGTACCGAGAATTTTTCGAGACAACCAAAGAGAAGGCCGGGCATGAGGTACAAGAGGTGACATTGAATGTTATCTGTTGTCAACAACAAGCTGATTGTGGGACATCATCTGATTCTGAG CCAAGTGAGCCCACAGTTGAG ACCATAACCAAGCGAGATGCTCAGCAAATTTCGTCCATAGATGTGCATCCAATGGAACCCTG GATTATGACGACACATCGCTCAGGGAGCCTTCGTGTTTGGAACTACAAGACAATG GCAACACTGAACTCGATCCAAGACGTCACAGATGAATCAG TTCATTTGGCTAAATTTACCGCACGGGAGAAGTGGATCGTTGCCGGCGACCGCAGCGGGTGCATCCATGTGCACAACTATGAGAAAAATGAAAAAGTGGAAAGCTTTGATGCTCATAACAGTTGCATCACAACTTTGGCTGTGCATCCAACGGATCCATTTGTGTTATCGTCATCTGAAGATGTTGATCATCTTATCAAGCTTTGGAACTGGGCCGAAGATTGGGATTGCACAGAATTTCACGGACACATTGGTACAGTGACGCAAGTGACCTTCGACCCAAATGACTCCAATAGTTTCGCTAGTTCTTCCTTGGATGGCACAGTCAAG ATCTGGAGTATTTGTTCCGATGACCCCAGTAAGTTCATCACACTGAACTTGGGTGAGCATGGGCTCTACGTTGATTACTTTACACGCAATAATCAGCATCATCTAGTCGTGGGCTGTAAGGACAGAACTGCACAG ATCTGGAAATTGGAGACGAATGAACGGGTACACGAGTTAGAAGGGCATACAAACCTTATCAGTGCCGCCAATTTGCACGCGGAGCTTCCAATCTTAATCACAGGTTCACATGACGGGACTGTACGCATATGGAACTCCACTACCTACAA GCTCGAGAACATAATCGGTTTCAACCTCGGTGCAGTTTATGCTTTTGGATGTATAAAAGgctcaaggag GATCGTGGTCGGGTGTCACCACGGAATTGCAATGATGGACATTTCTTTGCCTTGA